The Sulfurihydrogenibium sp. YO3AOP1 genome has a window encoding:
- a CDS encoding AAA family ATPase, protein MIQTVEFNEQFSKALDLMENTNKNVLIVGRAGTGKSTLLNYFRNNTKKKIAVLAPTGVAAVNIKGQTIHSFFNFKPDITLSSVKDIKPKNKEIYKKLDAIVIDEVSMVRADLFDCINEFLKIHGKQPGEPFGGIQLILIGDLYQLPPVVTSSEKKFFSQIYKSPFFFDSISFNEAEFEFVELEKVYRQKDEKFIKLLNAIRNKTIEEKDLEELNKRYIPDFEPDEKEFYIYLTTTNELADKINQQKLEKLKGKKYVYQGYIEGDFSEKDLPAPLELVIKKGTQVMLLNNDYQGRWINGSMGRVVDIEKVKGNEDIIWVELEDGEEVPVQPYEWDMFEFYYDKAQKKIKSRTVGSYYQYPLKPAWAITIHKSQGLTFDKVIIDIGRGTFSHGQLYVALSRCRSLEGLVLKKPISEKYIWLDKRVVSFLTKYQYKLSSKKLPLEEKIEIIKKAISEKKPIEIVYLKSKDVKSKRVIIPKKIGKMDYNGAEFLGVEGFCTIRKDDRVFNVEKILEIKEIE, encoded by the coding sequence TTGATTCAAACAGTTGAATTTAACGAACAATTTTCTAAAGCTTTAGACTTAATGGAGAATACAAATAAAAATGTATTAATCGTTGGTAGAGCCGGAACTGGTAAATCTACACTGCTAAATTATTTTAGAAACAATACAAAGAAAAAAATAGCAGTTTTAGCACCTACAGGCGTTGCGGCAGTTAACATAAAAGGTCAGACGATTCATTCGTTTTTCAATTTTAAGCCAGATATTACTTTAAGCAGTGTGAAAGATATAAAACCAAAAAACAAAGAGATATACAAAAAACTTGATGCAATAGTTATAGATGAAGTTTCTATGGTCAGGGCTGACCTGTTTGACTGTATAAATGAGTTTTTAAAAATTCATGGGAAACAGCCCGGAGAACCTTTTGGCGGAATTCAGCTAATCTTGATAGGAGACCTATACCAGCTACCACCGGTAGTTACATCTTCTGAGAAAAAGTTTTTTAGTCAGATTTACAAGAGTCCATTTTTCTTTGACTCTATTTCTTTTAACGAGGCAGAGTTTGAATTTGTTGAGCTTGAAAAGGTATACAGACAAAAAGATGAAAAGTTTATAAAACTTTTAAACGCAATAAGAAATAAAACCATAGAAGAAAAAGATTTAGAGGAGTTAAACAAACGCTACATACCAGACTTTGAGCCGGATGAAAAAGAGTTTTATATTTATCTAACAACCACAAACGAGCTTGCAGACAAAATAAACCAACAAAAACTTGAAAAATTAAAAGGCAAGAAATATGTATACCAAGGATACATCGAAGGAGATTTTTCAGAAAAAGACCTGCCGGCTCCATTAGAGCTTGTTATAAAAAAAGGTACTCAAGTTATGCTGTTAAACAACGACTATCAAGGCAGATGGATAAATGGAAGTATGGGTAGAGTGGTAGATATAGAAAAAGTCAAAGGAAATGAAGATATAATATGGGTAGAGCTTGAAGATGGAGAAGAAGTCCCGGTTCAACCTTACGAGTGGGACATGTTTGAGTTTTATTATGACAAAGCACAAAAAAAGATAAAATCAAGAACAGTAGGGTCGTACTACCAGTATCCACTGAAACCAGCATGGGCTATAACCATACACAAAAGCCAAGGACTAACATTTGATAAAGTAATCATAGATATAGGCAGAGGAACGTTTTCACACGGACAGCTTTATGTAGCCTTATCCAGGTGTAGAAGCTTAGAAGGACTTGTTTTAAAAAAGCCGATATCAGAAAAGTATATTTGGTTAGATAAAAGGGTTGTAAGCTTTTTGACTAAGTATCAGTATAAGCTTTCGAGTAAAAAGCTTCCGTTAGAAGAAAAAATAGAAATAATCAAAAAAGCCATCTCTGAGAAAAAGCCAATAGAGATAGTCTATCTTAAATCAAAAGATGTAAAATCAAAAAGAGTAATAATCCCTAAAAAAATTGGTAAAATGGACTACAACGGTGCTGAGTTCTTGGGCGTTGAAGGATTCTGTACAATAAGAAAAGATGATAGGGTTTTCAATGTTGAGAAAATTCTTGAAATTAAGGAGATAGAATGA
- a CDS encoding shikimate kinase, with product MKNIYLVGFMGSGKSTVGKILAEKLNMKFVDIDKLIEEKEGMKIKDIFEQKGESYFRELERKQIEAIVNQEGLVVSTGGGLGANLNNMNLMKKNGDVVWLDVSLNTVLDRLKNDQDRPLLKQPIEKIKQLFEERKNVYRLANIRINADKKTPSQIVEEILTKIKRR from the coding sequence ATGAAAAATATATATCTTGTTGGATTTATGGGAAGTGGAAAGTCTACGGTAGGAAAGATTTTGGCAGAAAAATTAAATATGAAATTTGTTGATATTGATAAGCTTATTGAAGAAAAAGAAGGAATGAAAATAAAAGATATTTTTGAGCAAAAAGGAGAAAGCTATTTTAGAGAGCTTGAAAGAAAACAGATAGAAGCAATAGTTAATCAAGAAGGACTTGTAGTTTCTACCGGTGGTGGGCTTGGAGCAAATTTGAACAATATGAATTTGATGAAAAAAAACGGAGATGTTGTGTGGCTTGATGTTAGTTTAAACACAGTCTTAGATAGACTAAAAAACGACCAAGACAGACCATTATTAAAACAACCTATAGAAAAAATAAAACAGCTTTTTGAAGAAAGGAAGAATGTATACAGACTTGCAAACATAAGGATCAATGCAGACAAAAAAACACCAAGCCAAATTGTAGAAGAAATTTTAACAAAAATAAAAAGGAGATAA
- the rph gene encoding ribonuclease PH, with translation MRPDGRKPAQLRPIKIIRDFNIYAEGSVLIEFGNTKVIVTASVEDKVPPFLKGTGQGWITAEYSMIPRASETRSLREVVRGSPSGRTHEIQRLIGRSLRAAVDLKKLGEKTIWIDCDVIQADGGTRVASITGAFIAVADACIKLTKQNLVKANPLKDYVAAISVGKVRNEIVLDLNYTEDSNAQVDMNLVMTGKGEFVEIGATGEENTFSQEDFNKMLEYGKSGIERLIKIQKEFIEGIPSIGHWERKNIKEFVYKE, from the coding sequence TTGAGACCAGACGGTAGAAAACCTGCTCAACTTCGTCCTATAAAAATTATTAGAGACTTCAATATCTACGCAGAAGGTTCAGTCCTAATAGAATTTGGAAATACAAAGGTTATAGTTACTGCATCTGTTGAGGATAAAGTTCCACCTTTCTTAAAAGGTACAGGTCAAGGTTGGATTACTGCTGAGTATTCAATGATTCCAAGAGCATCGGAAACAAGAAGTCTTAGAGAAGTAGTTAGAGGTTCACCATCTGGCAGGACTCATGAAATACAAAGACTGATAGGAAGAAGCTTGAGGGCTGCGGTTGACCTTAAAAAACTTGGAGAAAAAACAATTTGGATAGATTGCGATGTTATTCAGGCGGACGGTGGCACAAGGGTAGCATCTATTACAGGGGCATTTATAGCAGTTGCTGATGCTTGTATAAAACTAACAAAACAAAATTTAGTAAAAGCCAATCCTCTAAAAGATTACGTTGCAGCTATAAGCGTTGGAAAGGTTAGAAATGAAATAGTCTTAGACCTTAACTATACAGAAGACTCAAATGCACAGGTAGATATGAACCTTGTGATGACCGGTAAAGGTGAGTTTGTAGAGATAGGAGCAACCGGTGAAGAAAACACATTTTCTCAAGAAGATTTTAATAAAATGCTTGAATATGGAAAATCCGGGATAGAAAGACTTATAAAAATTCAAAAAGAATTTATAGAAGGAATTCCATCAATTGGACACTGGGAAAGAAAAAATATTAAAGAGTTTGTATACAAAGAGTAA
- a CDS encoding glycosyltransferase family 39 protein — translation MIQKEDLKYYLFIFLTLFVYFWNFWFNAIWIPNESFYAEAVREMFESGNFLDIYYNYEPRFNKPPLTYWSIALSVFIFGMNEFAIRLPIVLMAFGSSFLTYKTANLLFDKKTAIFSFFAMALSFQFIINSRYASPEVPLLFFFTLTLYLFLKGYKENKFLYIFLSYVSLGLTVLTKGYPYIFVIGGIIGLYLLAESNFNVKTWLYKIWQLKPYIGLPITLIIGFSWFVYMHLKFGSMFWQVYNEETIKRAFGEEFKFSDIFFYLIVILWGFLPYSLVFYFSLIDSYKKWLKEFSFIFSWFIVMLVIFTIAKGKIPTYFIQAFPALSIFVGYYLVNYNPDGFKKYLWYLSFFTATIIITVLNFGIVYLFKLDYFYYIFCVFPFLYLIRYKDYKLLPFIAMLMTFLIFVISLLVKVEHYRPFKEIGKIVNEKVPDRSIPLIIENRFFHNLPFYTKRKILRDYSSNQILEYQNNHKYILALVEENTLKKLNNVEVVWSGYLYPNSESRFAVFLRNVYKAEIGDYSGFVKMYLVVNKK, via the coding sequence TTGATTCAAAAAGAAGACTTAAAATACTATCTTTTCATATTTTTAACACTTTTTGTTTACTTTTGGAATTTTTGGTTTAATGCAATCTGGATTCCTAACGAAAGCTTTTACGCCGAAGCTGTCAGAGAAATGTTTGAATCTGGCAATTTTCTTGATATCTATTACAACTATGAACCAAGATTTAACAAACCACCGCTGACTTACTGGTCTATAGCTTTATCTGTTTTTATTTTTGGAATGAATGAATTTGCCATTAGACTTCCGATCGTTTTAATGGCTTTTGGAAGTTCATTTTTAACTTATAAAACTGCAAATCTGCTTTTTGATAAAAAGACAGCAATTTTTTCATTTTTTGCCATGGCTTTAAGCTTTCAGTTTATTATTAATTCAAGATACGCATCGCCAGAAGTCCCCCTTTTATTTTTCTTTACTTTAACGCTGTATCTCTTTCTCAAAGGCTACAAAGAAAATAAATTTTTATATATTTTTTTATCTTATGTATCTCTTGGTCTAACTGTTCTGACAAAAGGATATCCTTATATATTTGTAATTGGTGGCATCATAGGACTGTATCTATTAGCAGAGAGTAATTTTAATGTAAAAACTTGGCTATATAAGATTTGGCAGTTAAAGCCTTACATAGGACTTCCAATTACATTAATAATAGGTTTTAGCTGGTTTGTCTATATGCATCTAAAATTTGGCTCTATGTTTTGGCAGGTTTATAATGAAGAGACGATAAAAAGAGCTTTTGGAGAAGAGTTTAAATTCTCAGATATATTTTTCTACCTTATCGTGATACTCTGGGGCTTTCTGCCGTATTCTCTTGTTTTTTATTTCAGTTTGATTGATAGTTATAAGAAATGGTTAAAAGAGTTTTCTTTTATTTTCAGCTGGTTTATTGTTATGCTTGTAATTTTTACAATCGCAAAAGGTAAAATTCCAACTTACTTTATCCAAGCATTTCCAGCTTTATCTATATTTGTTGGGTACTATTTAGTAAATTATAATCCAGATGGTTTTAAAAAGTATCTTTGGTATTTGTCTTTTTTTACTGCTACCATAATAATAACAGTTTTAAATTTTGGAATTGTTTATCTTTTTAAACTTGACTACTTTTATTATATCTTCTGTGTTTTTCCGTTCCTTTACTTAATTAGATATAAAGATTATAAGCTATTACCGTTTATAGCAATGCTTATGACGTTTTTAATTTTTGTGATTTCTTTATTAGTCAAGGTTGAACATTACAGACCTTTTAAAGAGATTGGTAAAATTGTAAATGAAAAAGTCCCGGATAGGTCTATTCCTTTAATCATAGAAAATAGATTTTTTCATAATCTGCCATTTTACACAAAAAGAAAAATTCTAAGAGATTACAGCTCTAATCAGATTTTAGAGTATCAAAACAATCATAAATATATACTTGCTCTTGTTGAAGAAAACACTTTAAAAAAGCTTAACAATGTAGAAGTAGTTTGGAGTGGATATCTTTATCCAAACAGTGAGTCTCGTTTTGCAGTGTTTTTAAGAAATGTATATAAAGCTGAAATTGGAGATTATTCTGGATTTGTAAAAATGTATTTGGTGGTAAACAAGAAGTAA
- a CDS encoding tetratricopeptide repeat protein: protein MSYKKLYLSVILEILGILSLFIENIYISLSLFFFFHGLAAFLLTTALYLFLPKRIRSRKWEPLVFIFLIGFFGFIVGYLFLFILTLYLFRAQKNIEFKPIETFSIEEIEDEDFDFSGRRFGEGAILSILRKDNVPSDLKLRAFMSLSDLPSPITYFLIKENIGNPMDEIRLMAFSVISKMEKQLNDKIHELNLRLKDNDLSEEEKAKIYFELAQVYWDFVFFHIVDKEFENFAIEKALYYAEEGLKLKKDFIPYFLIGRIYLRLKDYKKAKEYLELAFNFKEFKYKVIPYLAECYFYEKDFKKVKELFSQLDLSLDVKVSFMKQFWSIQ from the coding sequence ATGAGTTATAAAAAGCTATATTTATCTGTAATTTTAGAAATTCTTGGTATTTTATCTCTTTTTATAGAGAATATTTATATCTCACTATCATTGTTTTTTTTCTTTCACGGTTTGGCAGCCTTTTTATTAACAACTGCTTTATATCTTTTCTTACCCAAAAGAATTAGGTCAAGAAAATGGGAACCTTTAGTATTTATATTTTTAATAGGGTTTTTTGGATTTATTGTTGGATATTTATTTTTATTTATCTTAACTCTATATCTATTTAGAGCGCAAAAAAATATTGAATTTAAGCCTATAGAAACTTTTTCTATTGAAGAGATAGAAGATGAAGACTTTGATTTTAGTGGTCGGAGATTTGGAGAAGGAGCAATACTTTCAATATTAAGGAAAGATAACGTTCCAAGTGATCTAAAATTAAGAGCTTTTATGTCTTTGTCTGATTTACCAAGTCCAATAACCTATTTTTTGATAAAAGAAAATATTGGCAATCCTATGGACGAAATAAGATTGATGGCTTTTAGTGTGATTTCTAAAATGGAAAAACAGTTAAACGATAAAATTCATGAACTTAATCTCAGACTAAAAGATAATGATTTATCTGAAGAAGAAAAAGCTAAAATTTACTTTGAATTGGCCCAGGTCTACTGGGATTTTGTTTTTTTTCATATTGTAGATAAAGAGTTTGAAAATTTCGCAATAGAAAAAGCTTTATACTATGCAGAAGAAGGATTAAAGTTAAAAAAAGATTTTATTCCTTATTTTTTAATTGGAAGGATTTATTTAAGACTTAAAGATTATAAAAAAGCAAAAGAATATTTAGAGTTGGCTTTTAATTTCAAAGAGTTTAAATATAAAGTCATTCCATATCTTGCAGAATGTTATTTCTATGAAAAGGATTTTAAAAAAGTAAAAGAGCTTTTCTCTCAATTAGACTTATCATTGGACGTAAAAGTTAGCTTTATGAAACAATTTTGGAGCATACAATGA
- a CDS encoding adenylosuccinate synthase: MKESLIILGSQWGDEGKGKIVDLLAPEFDYVVRYQGGSNAGHTVIANGKKYTLHLIPSGILHEGVKNIISNGVVVDLEELLKEMDQVKDAVKDFKDKLYISERCHIVFPYHKILDSLSEKSKGKDKVGTTLKGIGPAYMAKYARTGIRIVDLFDKEYFRFRLEKAFNEAKEIAEKVYGETFNLDLNELYENTLSNFEKIKDLVADTSYLLDKVMKEGKKVLFEGAQGTMLDIDMGTYPYVTSSNASALGICNGTGVAPKLIGQAKVYGVSKAYTTRVGEGPFPTELNDGIGERLREEGYEYGSTTGRPRRCGWLDLVALRFACRINGIDGLIITKLDVLDVFDEINVCVAYDYEEQTITEFPASLQVLAKCKPIYKTIKGWKTSTKGLKDITKLPENAKEFIKTIEENTDVKVVMLSTGPERSEYIWCIT; encoded by the coding sequence TTGAAAGAGAGTTTGATAATTCTTGGCTCCCAATGGGGAGATGAAGGAAAAGGTAAAATAGTAGACCTTCTTGCTCCTGAATTTGATTATGTTGTTAGATATCAAGGTGGAAGTAATGCAGGACATACAGTTATAGCTAATGGTAAAAAGTACACTTTACACTTAATCCCATCTGGCATCTTACACGAAGGTGTTAAAAATATCATTTCTAACGGCGTTGTTGTAGATTTAGAAGAGCTTTTAAAAGAGATGGATCAAGTTAAAGATGCTGTCAAAGATTTTAAAGATAAATTATATATAAGTGAAAGATGTCATATTGTATTCCCATATCACAAAATATTAGACAGCTTGTCAGAAAAATCTAAAGGAAAGGATAAAGTAGGAACAACGTTAAAAGGCATTGGACCGGCTTATATGGCTAAGTATGCAAGAACTGGTATAAGAATTGTAGATTTATTTGATAAAGAATATTTCAGATTTAGACTTGAAAAAGCTTTCAATGAAGCAAAAGAAATTGCTGAGAAAGTTTACGGCGAAACGTTTAATCTTGATTTAAATGAGCTATATGAAAATACACTTTCTAACTTTGAAAAAATAAAAGATTTGGTAGCTGACACTTCTTATCTTCTTGATAAAGTAATGAAGGAAGGTAAAAAAGTACTTTTTGAAGGTGCACAAGGAACGATGCTTGATATAGATATGGGAACATATCCATATGTAACGTCTTCTAATGCGTCCGCTCTTGGCATTTGCAACGGTACAGGAGTTGCTCCAAAGCTAATCGGTCAAGCAAAAGTTTATGGAGTAAGTAAAGCCTATACTACAAGAGTTGGAGAAGGTCCATTTCCAACAGAGTTAAATGATGGGATCGGTGAAAGATTAAGAGAAGAAGGTTATGAGTATGGTTCTACAACCGGAAGACCAAGAAGATGTGGCTGGCTTGATTTAGTAGCTTTAAGATTTGCATGTAGAATAAACGGAATCGACGGCTTAATAATAACAAAGTTAGATGTTCTTGATGTTTTTGATGAAATCAATGTTTGTGTAGCTTATGATTATGAAGAACAAACTATTACAGAGTTTCCAGCATCTTTACAAGTACTGGCTAAATGTAAACCTATCTATAAAACTATAAAAGGCTGGAAAACTTCAACAAAAGGATTGAAAGATATTACAAAATTACCGGAAAATGCTAAGGAATTTATAAAAACCATAGAAGAGAATACAGACGTTAAAGTCGTGATGTTGTCAACAGGTCCTGAAAGGTCAGAATATATTTGGTGTATAACATAA
- a CDS encoding PelD GGDEF domain-containing protein codes for MFLTKFLKELNLKILIAEIFIFTLALLFIGMYTNPSDPLFIESKFGYLFYLLPLLVFTLYYGLVAGIISFFAIVLIAFFFYKEFPTVYILWLFLFVLVASEFNYYWSENVKKAEEKFKYADGKLRDLARELMLLKISHDQLEKQYIIKPISIREVIYQIKQKIISNFEENEVFNMLMNLLIQSFNIEKAAFVYIDLKKNNFKIISSTHDDFDFNIKDVLVSKAIEDRSISYLSKIEEESKYYAAIPVFISETQVYLFIIEEIGFLSLNMDTLLMINLFIYYVISEKITLEKIKDIVKNFDMFDIDFIKELYKMSEIKKNLGIESSLVIFQIKGSIEDENIKNLLRNNLRGLDIMDSLFLQEENLLIIPILLPFTPISGANSFVERVKNILVENLSLSFFEKNIKLKIEPVDINPAKNLQSILETIK; via the coding sequence ATGTTTTTAACAAAGTTTTTAAAGGAATTAAACTTAAAAATACTAATTGCTGAAATATTTATATTTACATTAGCTTTATTATTTATTGGAATGTATACAAATCCATCTGACCCCCTGTTTATAGAATCTAAATTTGGTTATTTATTTTATCTTCTTCCACTACTTGTGTTTACCCTTTACTATGGGTTAGTTGCAGGAATTATAAGCTTTTTTGCAATTGTTCTAATAGCATTTTTCTTTTATAAAGAATTTCCAACAGTTTATATTCTATGGTTATTTCTGTTTGTGCTTGTAGCATCAGAATTTAATTATTATTGGTCTGAAAATGTAAAAAAAGCAGAAGAGAAATTTAAATATGCTGACGGAAAATTAAGAGATTTAGCAAGAGAACTAATGCTTTTAAAAATATCCCACGACCAACTTGAAAAGCAGTACATTATAAAACCTATTAGTATAAGAGAAGTAATTTATCAGATTAAACAAAAAATAATATCAAATTTTGAAGAAAACGAAGTTTTTAACATGCTAATGAATTTATTAATTCAGTCATTCAACATAGAAAAAGCTGCATTTGTATATATAGATTTAAAAAAAAATAATTTTAAAATAATATCATCTACCCATGATGACTTTGATTTTAATATAAAAGATGTTTTAGTTTCAAAAGCAATAGAAGATAGAAGTATTTCATACCTAAGCAAAATAGAAGAAGAATCAAAGTATTATGCAGCTATTCCTGTATTTATTTCAGAAACACAAGTTTATTTATTTATAATTGAAGAAATAGGATTTTTATCTCTCAACATGGATACTCTTTTGATGATTAATCTATTTATTTATTATGTTATAAGTGAAAAAATAACTTTAGAAAAAATAAAAGATATAGTTAAAAATTTTGATATGTTTGATATAGACTTTATAAAAGAGCTGTATAAAATGTCAGAAATTAAAAAGAATTTAGGAATAGAATCTTCCTTAGTTATCTTTCAAATTAAAGGAAGCATCGAAGATGAAAATATAAAAAATTTACTCAGGAACAATTTAAGAGGACTTGACATAATGGACTCACTGTTTTTACAAGAAGAAAATCTTTTAATAATACCAATATTATTACCTTTTACACCAATTTCTGGAGCAAATTCTTTTGTAGAAAGAGTAAAGAATATTTTGGTAGAGAATTTATCCTTATCTTTCTTTGAAAAAAATATAAAACTAAAAATAGAACCTGTTGATATAAATCCGGCTAAAAATCTTCAATCAATTTTGGAGACTATTAAATGA
- the pelF gene encoding GT4 family glycosyltransferase PelF, which yields MIELLNQNRKIDVLLIAEGTYPYIRGGVSTWIHDLITGISEKNFGVVFLGSRPEDYEGIKYKLPDNLVYLSADYLFNYERTTLLHERNANKENFKYIETLHKWFKENIDKNVDLPEKIKKLEFYLKEVKEEDFLFSREAWNFIIDMYTEYAEETPFIDYFWTIRNIHAPIWVVAKIASRVPDCDIVHSPSTGYAGFLASLISYHKKIPFILTEHGIYTRERKIDLLNVDWLVDKRLFFQRDLGEVDHIRNLWIRFFESIGKFIYHASKIIISLFDDARKIQISYGADPDKCIVIPNGVDVEGFFQALKNRPNEIPKVITLLGRVVPIKDIKTFIKAMRIVVNKLPQAEGWIVGPTDEDPEYYEECKRLVEVYNLENNVKFLGFQNPKDIFPKTGILTLTSISEGMPLVILEGFAAGLPAVATDVGSCRQLIYGGLNEEDINIGKAGEVVPIANPEKLANAYIELLTDEEKWNAYQKSALTRVNKFYRKEQFLDNYRKIYKEVLT from the coding sequence ATGATAGAGCTTTTAAATCAAAATAGAAAAATTGATGTTTTGCTAATTGCAGAAGGAACATATCCATACATTAGAGGTGGGGTTTCTACATGGATTCATGATTTAATTACAGGCATTTCAGAAAAAAACTTTGGAGTTGTTTTTCTTGGAAGTAGACCAGAAGATTATGAAGGAATAAAGTACAAACTTCCAGATAATTTAGTTTATTTATCTGCAGATTATCTTTTTAATTATGAAAGAACAACCCTGCTCCATGAAAGAAATGCTAATAAAGAAAATTTTAAATACATAGAAACTCTGCATAAATGGTTTAAAGAAAATATAGATAAAAACGTTGACCTGCCAGAAAAAATCAAAAAACTTGAGTTTTATCTAAAAGAAGTAAAAGAAGAAGATTTTTTGTTTAGCAGAGAGGCTTGGAACTTTATAATTGATATGTACACAGAATATGCGGAAGAAACTCCTTTTATAGATTACTTTTGGACGATAAGGAACATTCATGCACCTATATGGGTTGTTGCTAAAATTGCTTCCCGGGTTCCAGATTGTGATATAGTCCATAGTCCTTCAACAGGATACGCTGGATTTCTCGCATCTTTGATCTCTTATCATAAAAAAATTCCGTTTATCCTTACTGAACATGGGATATATACAAGAGAAAGAAAGATAGACCTTTTGAATGTAGATTGGCTTGTAGATAAAAGATTATTCTTTCAAAGAGATTTAGGTGAGGTTGACCATATTCGTAATTTGTGGATTAGATTTTTTGAAAGTATTGGAAAATTTATCTATCATGCAAGTAAGATTATTATTTCTCTTTTTGATGATGCGAGAAAAATTCAAATATCCTACGGTGCAGACCCAGACAAGTGTATTGTAATCCCAAATGGCGTTGATGTTGAGGGTTTTTTTCAAGCTTTGAAAAATAGACCTAATGAAATCCCAAAGGTAATTACATTGCTTGGGAGGGTTGTTCCAATCAAAGATATAAAAACATTCATAAAGGCTATGAGAATAGTTGTAAATAAATTACCCCAAGCTGAAGGTTGGATAGTTGGCCCCACGGATGAAGATCCTGAGTATTATGAAGAATGTAAAAGATTGGTTGAAGTTTACAATCTTGAAAATAATGTAAAATTTCTTGGATTTCAAAATCCAAAGGATATTTTCCCAAAAACAGGAATACTGACTTTAACATCTATAAGTGAAGGTATGCCGCTGGTTATTCTGGAAGGTTTTGCTGCCGGTCTTCCGGCCGTTGCTACAGATGTTGGTTCTTGTAGACAGCTAATATATGGTGGACTAAACGAAGAAGATATTAATATTGGTAAAGCCGGAGAAGTTGTTCCTATTGCAAATCCGGAAAAATTAGCCAATGCATACATAGAGCTTTTAACAGATGAAGAAAAATGGAATGCTTATCAAAAAAGTGCATTAACAAGAGTAAATAAATTTTACAGGAAAGAGCAATTTTTAGACAATTATAGAAAGATTTATAAAGAGGTTTTAACATAA
- the galE gene encoding UDP-glucose 4-epimerase GalE, which produces MNILITGGAGYIGSHVVKQIIENTDHNVVIIDNLSTGSLKTIKTLNEIHQQAGKNTELTFIEADLKDFQMIEGMFKAKKFDVVIHFAASIVVPESVKNPIKYYMNNTVNTANLINLCLKYGVNRFIFSSTAAVYGQPDEIPVKETTPTQPINPYGRSKLMSETVLNDVGTANPEFKYVILRYFNVAGADLKIRIGQRFPNATHLIKVAAETAVGKRDKMYVFGTDYPTPDGTCIRDYIHVDDLADAHIKSLEYLTDNNSNIFNCGYGRGYSVLEVINTMKEVSGVDFKVEYTGRREGDPAILIADNTKILNNLNWRPQYDDLKLICKTALEWEKKLLQEEV; this is translated from the coding sequence GTGAACATTTTAATCACAGGCGGAGCAGGTTATATCGGTAGTCATGTAGTAAAACAGATAATAGAAAACACAGACCACAACGTAGTAATCATTGATAATCTCTCAACAGGTTCATTGAAAACTATTAAAACACTTAATGAAATCCATCAGCAAGCAGGCAAAAATACAGAGCTTACCTTCATTGAAGCAGATTTAAAAGATTTTCAGATGATAGAAGGAATGTTTAAAGCTAAAAAATTCGATGTTGTGATTCATTTTGCAGCAAGCATTGTGGTACCAGAAAGCGTAAAAAATCCAATTAAATACTATATGAATAACACAGTAAACACAGCCAATCTTATCAATCTTTGTCTTAAATATGGTGTCAATAGATTTATTTTCTCTTCTACCGCTGCAGTATACGGTCAACCGGATGAAATTCCGGTGAAAGAAACAACGCCAACACAACCAATAAACCCTTACGGAAGAAGTAAATTAATGAGCGAGACAGTACTTAACGATGTAGGAACTGCCAACCCTGAATTTAAGTATGTAATACTTAGATATTTTAATGTTGCTGGAGCAGACTTAAAAATTAGAATAGGACAGAGATTTCCAAATGCTACTCATCTAATAAAAGTAGCAGCAGAAACAGCAGTTGGCAAGAGAGATAAAATGTATGTTTTTGGTACAGATTATCCAACACCAGATGGTACTTGTATAAGAGATTATATTCATGTTGATGATTTAGCAGACGCTCACATTAAAAGCTTAGAGTATTTAACCGATAATAATAGTAATATATTTAATTGTGGATATGGTAGGGGATACTCTGTCTTAGAAGTTATCAATACTATGAAGGAAGTTTCAGGAGTAGATTTTAAAGTTGAGTATACCGGTCGTAGAGAAGGAGACCCAGCTATATTAATAGCAGATAATACTAAAATTTTAAACAATTTAAACTGGAGACCACAGTATGATGATTTAAAACTAATTTGTAAAACAGCCCTTGAATGGGAGAAAAAACTATTACAGGAGGAGGTTTAA